The Cellulomonas fulva genome includes a window with the following:
- a CDS encoding RNA polymerase-binding protein RbpA has product MASGNAIRGSRVGAGPMGEAERGDAAPRIWISYWCANGHETRPSFAEEAAAEAPVTWDCPRCGFPAGQDEANPPSPVRNEPYKTHLAYVKERRSDEDGAAILDEALEALRARRGR; this is encoded by the coding sequence GGAACGCGATCCGGGGTTCGCGCGTCGGCGCGGGCCCGATGGGGGAGGCCGAGCGCGGCGACGCCGCGCCGCGGATCTGGATCTCCTACTGGTGCGCCAACGGCCACGAGACCCGGCCCAGCTTCGCCGAGGAGGCCGCGGCCGAGGCTCCCGTGACCTGGGACTGCCCGCGCTGCGGGTTCCCGGCCGGCCAGGACGAGGCGAACCCGCCCTCGCCCGTGCGCAACGAGCCGTACAAGACGCACCTCGCGTACGTGAAGGAGCGCCGGTCAGACGAGGACGGCGCCGCGATCCTCGACGAGGCCCTGGAGGCGCTGCGCGCCCGGCGGGGACGCTGA